A window of the Lolium perenne isolate Kyuss_39 chromosome 7, Kyuss_2.0, whole genome shotgun sequence genome harbors these coding sequences:
- the LOC127315935 gene encoding aspartyl protease family protein At5g10770-like, protein MVSTQRWPAEHYLLAVFVLLLCGGALAASPARYLSVSIDTVINSKTQLNCYDPDTTIPASSGNRLAIHPACSGGSEKAWRQRDILVHDNARLSTLLQRSTSSVIIPVSFAPASAPAEAPSATIPDRPGTYLDTLEFVVIVGFGTPAQSSAIIFDTGSDVSWIQCQPCTGHCYQQHDPLFDPSKSSTYSVVPCGTPACSVAGGNCNGTTCLYTVHYGDGSSTSGALSQETLTFTSARTFSGFTFGCGTTNLGDFGEVDGLLGLGRGHFSLPSQTTSSFGGSFSYCMPSFNTTPGYLTIGSTPVTGKVQFKFTMKGNKPAPAFDILDTCYDFSGQSAIFIPAVSLIFSDGGVFDLNFYGILIFPDDTQPAIGCLAFVGNPDGAPLSIIGNTQQRSTEVIYDVGAERIGFVPFSC, encoded by the exons ATGGTGTCGACCCAACGATGGCCAGCGGAGCACTACTTGTTGGCCGTGTTTGTTCTTCTCCTCTGCGGCGGCGCTCTGGCGGCCTCGCCGGCGCGCTACCTCTCCGTCAGCATCGATACCGTCATCAACTCTAAGACCCAACTCAACTGCTATGACCCCGACACTACGATTCCAG CGTCCTCTGGCAATAGGCTCGCCATCCATCCGGCTTGCTCCGGTGGGTCGGAGAAGGCGTGGCGCCAGCGCGACATCCTCGTCCACGACAATGCCCGACTAAGCACTTTACTCCAGAGGTCGACCTCTTCAGTCATCATTCCGGTTTCATTCGCACCGGCTTCAGCACCAGCAGAGGCGCCATCCGCGACAATCCCAGATCGGCCGGGGACCTATCTGGACACGCTGGAGTTCGTCGTCATCGTCGGCTTCGGCACCCCTGCTCAGTCCTCCGCTATCATCTTCGATACTGGGAGCGACGTGTCGTGGATCCAGTGCCAGCCCTGCACGGGCCACTGCTACCAGCAGCACGACCCGCTCTTCGACCCCTCCAAGTCCTCAACCTACAGCGTCGTGCCCTGCGGGACGCCGGCGTGCTCAGTTGCCGGTGGAAACTGCAACGGCACCACCTGCCTCTACACCGTTCACTACGGCGACGGCTCGTCCACCTCCGGCGCGCTCTCTCAGGAGACGCTAACATTCACCTCCGCGCGCACCTTCTCCGGCTTCACGTTCGGGTGCGGCACTACCAACCTCGGCGACTTCGGTGAAGTCGACGGGCTGCTGGGTCTCGGCCGGGGCCATTTCTCGTTGCCCTCACAAACCACTTCGTCATTTGGAGGCTCCTTCTCCTACTGCATGCCGTCTTTCAACACCACGCCCGGGTACCTCACCATTGGCTCCACGCCCGTCACCGGTAAGGTCCA GTTCAAGTTCACCATGAAGGGGAACAAGCCGGCGCCGGCTTTTGACATCCTCGACACCTGCTATGACTTCTCCGGCCAGAGCGCCATCTTCATACCGGCAGTGTCGCTCATTTTTAGTGACGGCGGCGTGTTCGATCTCAACTTCTATGGGATCCTCATTTTCCCGGACGACACCCAGCCAGCCATCGGGTGCCTCGCGTTCGTCGGGAACCCCGATGGTGCGCCCCTCTCCATCATCGGCAACACGCAACAGCGGTCGACAGAGGTGATCTATGACGTTGGCGCGGAGAGGATCGGTTTTGTTCCCTTCAGTTGCTGA
- the LOC127313016 gene encoding peroxidase 1-like produces MAIRCFLLPLSLLLLAASSAAAQLEIGYYSKSCPSAEAIVREEMVKIIAAAPSLAGPLLRLHFHDCFVRGCDASVLLDSTPGNTAERDAKPNKSLRGFGSVERVKGKLEAACPGVVSCADVLTLMARDAVVLARGPFWPVALGRRDGKVSDATEASHELPPAFGDVPLLAKIFASKGLDLKDLVVLSGAHTLGTAHCPSYADRLYNSSSAGEDGLVDPSLDSEYAAKLRLKCKSLDEGTGMLSEMDPGSYKTFDTSYYRHVAKRRGLFRSDAALLTDATTREYVQRVATGKFDEAFFRDFSESMIKMGNVGVLTGADGEIRKKCYVLN; encoded by the exons ATGGCCATCAGGTGTTTCCTGCTCCCTCTGTCCCTGCTGCTTCTCGCGGCTAGCTCGGCCGCGGCTCAGCTGGAGATAGGATACTACAGCAAGTCATGTCCGTCCGCGGAGGCGATCGTCCGCGAGGAGATGGTGAAGATCATCGCCGCCGCGCCCAGCCTCGCCGGCCCGCTCCTCCGGCTCCACTTCCACGACTGCTTCGTCAGG GGTTGTGACGCGTCCGTGCTGCTGGACTCGACGCCGGGCAACACGGCGGAGAGGGACGCCAAGCCGAACAAGAGTCTGCGGGGGTTCGGCTCCGTGGAGCGGGTGAAGGGCAAGCTTGAGGCCGCATGCCCGGGCGTCGTCTCCTGCGCCGACGTGCTCACGCTCATGGCCCGCGACGCCGTGGTCCTTGCCAGAGGTCCCTTCTGGCCCGTGGCGCTAGGCAGAAGAGATGGTAAGGTGTCCGACGCCACCGAGGCCAGCCACGAGCTTCCCCCGGCCTTCGGCGACGTCCCtctgctcgccaagatcttcgcgTCCAAGGGGCTCGACCTCAAGGACCTCGTCGTCCTCTCTGGCGCCCACACGCTTGGCACCGCCCACTGCCCGTCGTACGCCGACCGCCTCTACAACAGCTCAAGCGCCGGCGAGGACGGCCTAGTCGACCCGTCGCTGGACAGCGAGTACGCCGCCAAGCTGAGGCTCAAGTGCAAGAGCCTTGACGAAGGGACTGGCATGCTGTCGGAGATGGACCCCGGCAGCTACAAGACCTTCGACACAAGCTACTACCGCCACGTCGCCAAGCGGAGGGGCCTCTTCCGCTCCGACGCCGCGCTCCTCACCGAcgccaccactagggagtacgttCAGCGCGTCGCTACGGGAAAGTTCGACGAGGCGTTCTTCAGGGATTTTAGTGAGTCTATGATCAAGATGGGTAACGTCGGCGTGCTCACTGGAGCCGACGGAGAGATCAGGAAGAAGTGCTACGTCCTCAACTAG